A part of Rhodopirellula bahusiensis genomic DNA contains:
- a CDS encoding arylsulfatase, translated as MPTKTMNDDLGKHAMNARRISCTTLLMLCFSVANFAHGADEDTPPQRPNVLLIMVDDLGYSDLGCYGSEIETPNLDALAASGLRFSQFYNTAKCHSSRVSLLTGQYCIAAGDTSLAHAVTSAEVLQADGYFTAMSGKWHLDKQPTDFGFQRYFGHLSGACNYFRGDNTFRLNGEPWSVPEKDFYTTVADVDYAMQFLNEAEENVDPWFLYLAFNAPHAPLQALPEDYAKYKGRYDEGWDKIREQRVQRQHELGLLPKTSQPSERPAHIPAWETLTEKRKGFENKRMTALAGMIDRVDQEVGRLIEHLDETGELDNTLIWFVSDNGACPYDRVSQKIEAEPTSGDVSWSDSTGWAWARNSPFRLYKQNQTEGGISTPAIVHWPKGLKTEAGSIERNPAHLIDILPTIAEAAGSTIPTTHPNRELRPVSGQSLLPIFRGQSIDREEPIHLLFSSDRGLRDGDWKIVSFRQEPWELYNISTDRMEQNNLAHQHPERLSRMESKWNQMAEDVLHTQTFEPKSNAEAKAPSSMTATHPEWTDFSVDPKNNVRGSAGRKKNARSASKDKPSASGSIRARKNTRLERRESELHLTFTGDDPGIAIDHLPANLPPGPYQLAFELLSEAEGNGEVFYTTSADRSLPKGSNIPFNVKTDGQWHSHTIPLGDASKIYRLRLDVSEGKGLAQLRNLRLLSSQNDSVIRWPNTKTKVLK; from the coding sequence ATGCCGACGAAGACAATGAACGACGACCTAGGAAAACACGCAATGAACGCTCGGCGAATCTCCTGCACCACACTCCTGATGCTCTGTTTCAGCGTTGCGAATTTCGCCCACGGTGCAGACGAGGACACTCCACCACAGCGTCCCAACGTGCTGTTGATCATGGTCGATGACCTTGGGTATTCCGATCTGGGGTGCTACGGCAGCGAGATCGAAACACCCAACTTGGATGCATTGGCAGCCAGCGGACTGCGTTTCTCGCAGTTCTACAACACCGCCAAGTGCCACTCCTCACGCGTGTCGTTGCTGACCGGACAATACTGCATCGCGGCGGGAGACACCTCGCTGGCCCATGCCGTCACCAGCGCCGAAGTGTTGCAAGCCGATGGCTACTTCACCGCCATGTCCGGCAAATGGCACCTCGACAAACAGCCCACCGACTTCGGTTTCCAACGCTACTTCGGTCACCTCAGCGGCGCCTGCAATTACTTCCGAGGCGACAACACGTTCCGTTTAAATGGCGAACCCTGGTCGGTTCCCGAGAAGGACTTTTACACAACAGTCGCCGATGTCGATTACGCGATGCAGTTTCTCAACGAAGCGGAGGAGAACGTCGATCCGTGGTTCCTTTATCTCGCCTTCAACGCGCCGCACGCACCCCTGCAAGCCTTGCCGGAAGACTACGCCAAATATAAAGGTCGCTACGACGAGGGATGGGACAAAATCCGTGAACAACGTGTCCAGCGTCAACACGAACTGGGCCTGTTGCCAAAGACATCACAACCTAGCGAGCGACCCGCGCACATCCCGGCTTGGGAGACGTTGACAGAGAAACGCAAGGGGTTTGAAAACAAACGCATGACGGCGTTGGCGGGCATGATCGATCGCGTGGATCAAGAAGTCGGCCGGTTGATCGAACATCTCGATGAGACCGGCGAACTTGACAACACATTGATCTGGTTTGTTTCCGACAACGGTGCTTGTCCGTACGATCGAGTCAGCCAAAAGATCGAAGCGGAACCAACCAGTGGCGATGTCTCTTGGAGCGATTCCACCGGATGGGCCTGGGCACGCAACTCACCGTTCCGCTTGTACAAACAAAATCAAACCGAAGGTGGCATCAGCACGCCCGCAATCGTCCACTGGCCCAAAGGTTTGAAAACAGAAGCCGGCAGCATCGAGCGCAACCCGGCTCACTTGATCGACATCTTACCAACGATCGCCGAGGCGGCAGGAAGCACGATTCCAACCACGCATCCCAACCGTGAGTTGCGACCGGTTTCCGGCCAATCGTTGCTGCCGATTTTTCGAGGTCAAAGCATCGATCGAGAAGAACCGATTCACTTGTTGTTTTCATCGGATCGGGGCCTTCGCGATGGCGACTGGAAGATCGTGAGTTTCCGCCAAGAACCGTGGGAGCTCTACAACATCTCGACCGACCGGATGGAGCAAAACAATCTTGCCCACCAACATCCTGAGCGTCTGTCTCGCATGGAGAGCAAGTGGAATCAAATGGCGGAGGATGTCCTGCACACGCAAACCTTCGAACCTAAATCTAACGCTGAAGCGAAAGCTCCGAGTTCGATGACGGCCACTCACCCCGAGTGGACAGATTTCTCCGTCGATCCGAAGAACAACGTTCGCGGAAGTGCCGGTCGCAAGAAAAACGCTCGGTCGGCGTCCAAAGACAAACCGTCCGCAAGCGGTTCCATCCGAGCCCGCAAGAACACGCGGCTTGAACGACGCGAATCCGAATTGCATCTTACGTTCACTGGTGACGATCCAGGAATCGCGATCGATCACTTGCCGGCGAACCTTCCGCCGGGGCCCTATCAATTGGCGTTTGAACTGCTCAGCGAAGCCGAAGGAAACGGCGAAGTGTTCTACACAACGAGCGCAGACCGATCGCTTCCCAAGGGTTCGAACATCCCATTCAATGTCAAAACCGATGGCCAGTGGCATTCTCACACCATCCCGCTCGGCGACGCTTCCAAAATCTATCGATTGCGACTGGACGTCAGTGAAGGCAAAGGCTTGGCCCAGCTTCGGAATTTGCGGCTTCTGTCATCGCAAAACGATTCGGTGATTCGTTGGCCAAACACGAAAACCAAGGTTCTCAAGTGA
- a CDS encoding arylsulfatase, producing the protein MSCQIVSGDESNTADSSVSGEALRPNIIYVMADDLGYGDLGCYGQTRIQTPHLDQMAADGIRFTDHYAGHTVCRPSRLTLWTGKHVGSTGLIGNAARNLTGEQPTVASLLSEAGYATGGVGKWALGNVDVPEEIENPGHPLANGFDAWTGYMHQSNAHNYYPPFLWQNYEQRFYPGNVISTDPIARGRVAVKRETYSHDVMTDAAFDFIREHQSDPFLLHVHWTIPHANNEGGRLNGDGMEVPDYGIYANEGWPNPEKGFAAMITRMDRDMGRMMALLAELNLTEKTLVIFTSDNGPHHEGGHSDLFFNSSGPLQGSKRSMHEGGIRVPFIAKWQGTIEPNSISDHPSAFWDFLPTACELAGAEPPADIDGISYLPALLNQPEKQTKHRYLYWASSEGPTSVGLRSEKWKAVNYPGGTKKRRSGNGKPVVNEGGWKLFDLSSDPGEKNDVSKDHPEELKRMVEMAREDGLF; encoded by the coding sequence GTGAGTTGCCAAATCGTCTCAGGGGACGAGTCGAACACAGCCGATTCGTCCGTCAGCGGCGAGGCACTCCGGCCCAACATCATTTATGTGATGGCCGATGACCTTGGATACGGCGACCTGGGGTGTTACGGCCAAACTCGGATTCAGACGCCGCATCTGGACCAAATGGCGGCAGATGGAATTCGATTCACCGATCACTACGCCGGCCACACCGTGTGTCGCCCTTCTCGCTTGACGCTGTGGACGGGCAAGCATGTTGGCAGCACCGGATTGATTGGCAACGCGGCTCGCAATTTGACGGGAGAGCAACCGACCGTGGCCTCGTTGCTGTCGGAAGCTGGGTACGCGACTGGAGGAGTCGGCAAATGGGCTCTCGGCAACGTGGATGTTCCCGAAGAGATCGAGAACCCGGGCCATCCGCTCGCCAATGGATTCGATGCTTGGACGGGCTACATGCATCAATCGAATGCCCACAACTACTACCCACCGTTCTTGTGGCAAAACTACGAGCAGCGTTTTTATCCCGGCAACGTCATCAGCACCGATCCAATCGCTCGCGGTCGCGTTGCGGTCAAACGAGAAACGTACTCGCACGATGTGATGACGGATGCAGCGTTTGATTTCATTCGCGAGCATCAGTCCGATCCGTTTCTGTTACACGTTCACTGGACAATCCCGCATGCCAACAACGAAGGCGGTCGATTGAACGGCGACGGAATGGAGGTGCCTGACTATGGCATCTACGCCAATGAAGGATGGCCCAACCCAGAGAAAGGTTTCGCGGCGATGATCACTCGGATGGATCGAGACATGGGCCGCATGATGGCTTTGTTGGCGGAGCTCAATCTGACCGAAAAGACGCTGGTAATCTTCACGTCCGACAATGGGCCGCATCATGAGGGAGGCCACAGCGATTTGTTCTTCAACAGCAGCGGTCCGCTTCAAGGCAGCAAGCGTTCGATGCACGAAGGAGGCATTCGCGTGCCTTTCATTGCGAAATGGCAGGGGACGATCGAACCGAATTCGATCAGCGATCATCCTTCCGCGTTTTGGGACTTCTTGCCGACCGCGTGCGAGTTAGCTGGTGCGGAACCTCCAGCAGACATCGATGGGATTTCCTACCTGCCCGCTTTGCTGAATCAACCTGAGAAGCAAACCAAGCATCGCTATTTGTACTGGGCCAGCAGCGAAGGCCCGACCTCGGTTGGGCTTCGTTCAGAAAAATGGAAAGCGGTGAACTATCCCGGCGGAACCAAGAAACGACGTAGCGGAAATGGCAAGCCAGTTGTCAACGAGGGTGGTTGGAAACTGTTTGATTTGTCGTCTGATCCGGGGGAGAAAAACGATGTTTCGAAAGACCATCCCGAGGAGCTGAAACGAATGGTCGAAATGGCTCGCGAAGACGGGCTGTTTTGA
- a CDS encoding FAD-dependent oxidoreductase: protein MTSVWLRIALITMTTAMMLASPSQAADVFVEAESFDTHGGWQLDTQFIQQMGSPYLIAHGLGQPVDDATTNVAIPESDKYRVWVRTIDWVRRWDASPSPGKFELHVDGKKLDTTFGTQHANWDWQDGGVVSLDKGDHTLSLKDQTGFDGRCDCIYLTTELDETPPAVDDVLSPWRRKQLGLPEQPVTKGPYDLVVVGGGYAGMASAISAARMGCRVALIQDRGVLGGNGSSEVRVWAMGNIRRGKFPRIGEIVEEFSDEATKSPGTYEEFGDEQKEEIVTAEPNIDLFLNHHAYAVKMKEGSETKQIEHVLALNTKTGEDLRVSGDRFVDCTGHGWIGEWANADLDITDKGRMGMSNMWRWDEVQQAPEFPATPWALPLNMDDFPYPRDHHGQWFWESGFDIDPLGDAEAIRDWNLRAVYGAFNAMKNGDGAAEHPNAQLTWVAYIGGPRESRRLLGDVVLNQEDVVSKRDFPDGCVPSTWSIDLHYPKKEYATKFPENPFISIAVHDRRVDRSYGYPVPYRCFYSRNVDNLFMAGRCISVTHEALGTVRVMKTCGMMGEVVGKAASLCTLNDCTPRDIYEEHLDDLLELLELPGKARRSTPSATIVIPDDAMEKAGPYGPMSGLDPDKLPGIVIDDRQAKTTGKWAKGQGLKGYVGWEYRYASANSEATATFQTKLKEAGQYELQIYSAPHENRATKLAITVTAPGQEPKTVRINQRDTQGGAIPAGKYFLPAGAEVTVDFSAKDSGGTVHLDAIGWVKQP, encoded by the coding sequence ATGACCTCCGTTTGGCTTCGCATCGCGTTGATCACGATGACGACCGCGATGATGCTAGCCAGTCCATCGCAAGCGGCCGATGTGTTTGTCGAGGCGGAAAGCTTTGACACCCACGGTGGATGGCAATTGGACACCCAGTTCATCCAGCAAATGGGATCGCCGTACTTGATCGCTCATGGACTGGGGCAACCGGTCGATGATGCGACCACCAACGTTGCGATCCCCGAGTCCGACAAGTACCGGGTCTGGGTTCGCACGATTGACTGGGTTCGTCGCTGGGACGCGTCGCCTTCCCCGGGAAAATTCGAACTCCACGTCGACGGCAAAAAACTGGACACCACCTTTGGCACCCAGCATGCCAACTGGGATTGGCAAGACGGTGGCGTGGTCTCGTTGGACAAGGGTGACCACACGCTATCGCTGAAAGATCAAACCGGTTTTGATGGTCGCTGCGATTGCATCTATCTGACCACCGAACTAGACGAAACACCGCCTGCCGTGGACGACGTGTTGTCGCCGTGGCGTCGAAAGCAACTGGGCCTGCCAGAGCAACCTGTCACCAAGGGTCCCTACGACTTGGTCGTCGTGGGCGGCGGCTACGCGGGAATGGCTTCGGCGATTTCAGCGGCTCGAATGGGATGCCGCGTGGCATTGATTCAAGACCGCGGCGTGTTGGGCGGCAACGGTTCCAGCGAAGTGCGAGTGTGGGCGATGGGCAACATCCGTCGCGGCAAGTTCCCTCGCATCGGCGAGATCGTCGAAGAGTTCTCTGACGAAGCCACCAAATCGCCCGGCACCTACGAGGAGTTCGGTGACGAGCAAAAGGAAGAGATCGTCACAGCCGAACCGAACATCGATTTGTTCCTGAATCATCACGCTTACGCGGTGAAGATGAAGGAAGGCAGCGAAACCAAACAGATCGAACATGTGCTGGCCTTGAACACCAAAACCGGCGAAGACCTGCGGGTTTCCGGCGACCGTTTCGTCGACTGCACCGGACATGGATGGATCGGCGAATGGGCCAACGCGGATTTGGACATCACCGACAAAGGCCGCATGGGCATGAGCAACATGTGGCGTTGGGACGAAGTCCAGCAGGCTCCTGAATTCCCCGCCACGCCTTGGGCGTTGCCACTGAACATGGACGACTTCCCGTACCCACGTGATCATCATGGTCAATGGTTCTGGGAAAGTGGTTTTGACATCGATCCACTCGGCGACGCCGAAGCGATCCGCGACTGGAACCTGCGAGCCGTCTACGGCGCGTTCAACGCGATGAAGAATGGTGACGGTGCCGCCGAACACCCCAACGCTCAATTGACCTGGGTGGCTTACATCGGTGGCCCTCGAGAAAGTCGCCGACTGCTTGGCGACGTGGTCTTGAACCAAGAAGACGTCGTCAGCAAGCGAGACTTCCCGGATGGCTGCGTCCCCAGCACTTGGTCGATCGACTTGCACTACCCCAAAAAGGAATACGCCACCAAGTTCCCCGAAAACCCGTTCATCAGCATCGCAGTGCACGACCGCCGCGTGGATCGTTCTTACGGATACCCCGTTCCGTATCGCTGCTTTTACAGCCGCAACGTCGACAACTTGTTCATGGCCGGTCGCTGCATCAGCGTCACCCACGAAGCCCTCGGCACCGTCCGCGTGATGAAGACGTGCGGCATGATGGGCGAGGTCGTTGGCAAAGCCGCCTCTCTTTGCACGCTGAACGATTGCACTCCTCGCGACATCTACGAAGAACACTTGGACGACCTGCTGGAACTGCTCGAACTGCCTGGCAAGGCTCGCCGAAGCACGCCTTCCGCGACGATCGTGATCCCGGATGACGCGATGGAAAAAGCCGGCCCGTACGGCCCCATGTCAGGCTTGGATCCCGATAAATTGCCCGGCATCGTGATCGATGATCGACAAGCCAAGACGACAGGCAAATGGGCCAAGGGACAAGGTCTCAAGGGCTACGTCGGCTGGGAATACCGCTACGCATCGGCCAACTCCGAAGCGACCGCCACCTTCCAAACCAAGTTGAAGGAAGCCGGTCAGTACGAGTTGCAGATCTACAGTGCCCCTCATGAAAATCGTGCCACGAAGCTAGCCATCACCGTGACCGCGCCCGGACAAGAACCGAAAACCGTTCGGATCAACCAACGCGACACGCAAGGCGGTGCGATTCCGGCCGGCAAGTACTTCTTGCCCGCGGGAGCCGAAGTGACCGTTGACTTTTCCGCCAAAGACTCGGGCGGCACCGTGCACCTCGACGCGATCGGATGGGTCAAACAACCTTGA